Below is a window of Candidatus Eremiobacteraceae bacterium DNA.
CGAAAGGTACGGGCTCATTCATCTCGTGGGCGACGACGTAATCGACGCAGTCGATGTGTCGAAGGCCTCTCAAGGCGAGATCGTGTCGCTCGCTAAAACATAACGTGAATCTGCTGCCGGATAGCAGTACAGCCGTGGAGAATTGCGTCTCCGTGGCCTACTCTAAGAGTCAAATCGAGAAGCTTGGCGAGCGCCTGAGGGTGTCTCAAAAAGAGTCCGATTTACGAATGCTAGAGGAACACAGGCTTTCATTTGGCGAGATCAGCCACAGTACGGCGAAGCGCGTGATGGAACTTCTTAACGTGCCGGCCGTGGAGCGGCCTGCTAAGCAAACACTATCTATCATCGAAAAACTGAACCGTGAGAAAACCAACTTGGCTCGGATGCAAGACTTGGCAGGTTGTCGCATTGTTGTTCCATCGCTTAGCGATCAAGACTTCGCGATTCGCGTACTATCGGCGGAATTCTCGGATACCAAAGTAGACGATAAACGAGACAACCCACGTCACGGATACAGATCCGTCCACCTCATTTCTAAGAT
It encodes the following:
- a CDS encoding RelA/SpoT domain-containing protein codes for the protein MNLLPDSSTAVENCVSVAYSKSQIEKLGERLRVSQKESDLRMLEEHRLSFGEISHSTAKRVMELLNVPAVERPAKQTLSIIEKLNREKTNLARMQDLAGCRIVVPSLSDQDFAIRVLSAEFSDTKVDDKRDNPRHGYRSVHLISKIDGKLIELQIRTPSQNAWANIAERTSRVVDPAIKYGGGPADIQRKLKVFSDSLHTLDLVYQVATAALLAKDTPPTALTSALLALFPQDQVGGGEPTKRKNYIDELQDLALSRAIADGDELVAEVIRIKGS